The following is a genomic window from Scyliorhinus canicula unplaced genomic scaffold, sScyCan1.1, whole genome shotgun sequence.
GGGAATATCaggctgccctgtgtgtgtgtcagacacAGCAGAGTCCTGTGGTACAAGCGACAACAGCGAGGAGAGAGGGATTGGATTGCATTTGttgattgtcatgtgtaccggggtaaaatgaaaagtattgttctgccagCTGAGCCCATGAACAGGAGCGCATTTCCGTGTTGCCATTTCTGAACCCACCGACACAATCAGACCTCACCCTCCTTTTCTCCACTTCTCCCACAACTGCCTCCAGCTAGATAGCATTTCCCCATCTACCCCTGCCCCAGTTACACTGCTGTTCCTACCCACCAACCCCgacacccttccctatctctgtaaccccctccacctctacctatctctgtaacctcctccagcccctacacccctccctatctctgtaacctcctccagcccctacacccctccctatctctgtaacttcctccagcccctgcacccctccctatctctgtaacctcctccagcccctacacccctccctatctctgtaacctcctccagcccctacacccctccctatctctgtaacctcctccagcccctacacccctccctatctctgtaacctcctccagcccctacacccctccctatctctgtaacctcctccagcccctacattcctccctatctctgtaaccccctccagcccctacacccctccctatctctgtaacctcctccagcccctacactcctccctatctctgtaacctcctccagcccctacaaccctccctatctctgtaacctcctccagcctctacacccctccctatctctgtaacctcctccagcccctacaaccctccctatctctgtaacctcctccagcctctacaaccctccctatctctgtaacctcctccagcccctacacccctccctatctctgtaacctgctccagcccctacacccctccctatccctgtaacctcctccagcctctacactcctccctatctctggaacctcctccagcccctacaaccctccctatccctgtaacctcctccaacccctacacccctccctatctctgtaaccttctccagcccctacacccctatttgtaacctcctccagcccctacaacccaccctacccctgtaacctcctccagcccctacacccctccctatctcggtaacctcctccagctcctacaccctccctatctctgtaacctcctccagcccctacaacccaccctatcctggtaacctcctccagcccctacacccctccctatctctctaacctcctccagcccctacaacccaccctatcccggtaacctcctccaacacctacacccctccctattgctgttacctcctccagcccctacacccctccctatctctgtacctcctccagcccctacacccctatctctgtaacttcctccagccctacgcccctccctatctctgtgacctcctccagccccgacaccctccctatctctgtaacctcctccagcccctacacccctccctatctctgtaacctcctccagcccctacaatccaccctatccctgtaacctcctccagcccctgcacccctccctatctctgtaacctcctccagcccctacacccctccctatctccgtaacctcctccagcccctgcacccctccctatctctgtatcctcctccagcccctacacccctccctatctctgtaacctcctccagcccctacacccctccctatctctgtaacctcctccagccccaacaaccctccctttctctgtaacctcctccagcccctgcacccctccctatctctgtatcctcctccagccctgacaacccaccctatccctaacctcctccagcccctacacccctccctatctctgtaacctcctccagcccctacaccccctccctatctctgtatcctcctccagccctgacaaccctccgagttctctgcgctcctccaattcctgCTTCTCGAGCATCCCCCCATTCCCTTCGCTCCATCATTGGCGCTTGGTGCCTTcaactgcctggggggggggggcctgagctCTGGGATTCCCTGTTTGAACCCCTCCGCGTCTCTCTCCTTCTCAAACCCAACCTCCTTGACCGAGCCTAATATCGCCTCATCTGCCTCGCTGTCGGATCTGCGTCCCAGGGAAACACTTTGGGACAATGTTTATCGTCACTAATATGTCTTTGGCGTTGTGCTGCTGTGAATCACCTTGGGATGTTGTGACGTGTTAAAGGATGTGGGTTCAATTGTCTGTTACCTCACGCCCGTGGTCCTTGGCCTGTACCGCAGCGAGCTCCACTTTTCGCAGCTCATCCAGCGTGATTCTCTTGGTGTAGAAGtgagccaccaccttctgaagcaaTGCCTCGGTGGCGTGGGAGCTGGCATAGTCCGCTTCGCTGACACGCAGTAACTTGTGGTCGCAGCCCAGTTCCTCGGACAGTTCGCGGTTCAAACCGTCCTCCAGCGAACCATCGCGCAGGTCCACAAAACCCCCGGGGAATCCAATTTTCCCATCGAATCGCATCTGCATCTGTGAAGCAGGAGACATTACTGCAGGGGCCATGAATAAACCCAGAGATTGTGGCCTCATTCAGCTCCCGGGAGTCGGAGACCACACCAGGCCCAACACTCCCCTCAGcgtctccctttctctccccccccccccccccccccctgccctagcCCCACTCCCTGCAGGATTTACTCTCCCTCTAGGTTTGCCAGTATTTCCAattactaccccccccccacctccccccatctcaGTACGTATCCACCTCCCCATAGTCATTAGAAACCTATTTCCCACCATTGGTATCACACCTGGGTATTTACCCCCTTTCCCAGTATTTACCCCCTCCACTCTACCCCAGGTATTTAAGCCCCTCTCCTGGGTAATTACCCCCATCTTTAGCGCCTTCCACAGCGATATACTCCCAATCCCAGGAACTGATCCACCCTCCTACCCGGGGTATTAATACCCCGTCCCAGGTATTAACCTTCGCCCCTgggtatttaccccccccccccccccaccccccaatcacaAAGCTAAGTGTCCCAATCCCAGGTATGTAACCCTCTCCCTCAGGTGATTACCCCCTCCCAGGGTATTAACTCTCCAACCTAGGGTATTTACGCTCCCTATTCTGGGTATGTACCCTCTATTCCGGGTGTGTACCCTCTATTCCGGGTGTGTACCCTCTATTCCGGGTATTTACCCTCTATTCTGGGTATTTACCCTCCCTATTCTGGGTATGTGCTCTCACTATTCTGGGTATTTCCCCTCCCTATTCTGGGTATTTACTCTCCCTATTCTGGGTATTTACTCTCCCTATTCTGGTAATTTACCCTCTATTCTGGTATTTACCCTCTATTCTTGGTATTTACCCTCTATTCTGGGTATTTACCCTCTGTTGTGGTATTTACTCTCTATTCTGGGTATTTACCCTCTATTCTGGGTATTTACCCTCAATTGTGGGTATTTACCCTCAATTGTGGGTATGTACCCTCTATTCTGGTATGTACCCTCTATTCTGGTATGTACCCTCTATTCTGGTATGTACCCTCTATTCCGGGTGTGTACCCTCTATTCCGGGTATGTACCCTCTATTCCGGGTGTGTACCCTCTATTCCGGGTGTGTACCCTCTATTCCGGGTGTGTACCCTCTATTCCGGGTATGTACCCTCTATTCCGGGTATGTACCCTCTATTCCGGGTATGTACCCTCTATTCTGGGTGTTTACCCTCTATTCTGGTAATTTACCCTCTATTCTGGTAATTTACCCTCTATTCTGGTAATTTACCCCCTATTCTGGTTATTTACCCTCTATTCTGGTTATTTACCCTCTATTCTGATTATGTACCCTCTATTCTGGGTATTTACCCTCTATTCTGGGTGTTTACCCTCTATTCTGGGTATTTACCTTCTATTCTGGGTATTTACCCTCTATTATGGGTATTTACCGTCTATTCTGGGTATTTACCTTCTATTCTGGGTATTTACCCTCTATTGTGGGTATTTACCGTCTATTCTGGGTATTTACCTTCTATTCTGGGTATTTACCCTCTATTGTGGGTATTTATTTACCCTCTATTCTGGGTATTTACCCTCTATTCTGGGTATTTACCCTGTCCCAGGTGTACAGTAGTTTTTTGGTTGTACAGAAcaggagtattgctgaaaaatatattttgtcgAAGTTTTTCATCTCACACTCATCTGGAGAATGgtaagaataccaatgtcagggaaaGCACTATATTGCATGTGAAGAGaaggctgattggttggcaagtggactctgattagtGGAGGCGTTGCcagggagaatgcaccagttgatgcaaaggcagttaactgccaagccttGTCTGAAATTTGAAGCCAATGAAACTTTGGAAATGTGTTAAAATATATTCAATTAATCAGAATGCAGATATCTGACATGTCACAAATATGGCATTCATTTTTccaggctggaggggttggtCACTAATAGTTCTGAATTTAGCGCACCATTAACACCCAGTAACACCTCAAAGTGGACGTTTTCCTCAAAAGCCAGACATGCAACACAGCTTGGCtcagattggtcaaggcattgtcctgaggaatggaccagggaatggctgtcaaCTATTTTGTTGAGCTGAAATGGGCGCaacgtgtgtacatgttctttctgtccatGAAGAACAGGGCCCCGTGCATTAATACATGTGGCTCCCGGTAAATGCAGGTGTGTCACATTGCGAACCTGACTGACGATCTTACAAGTGGTTGTCAGCGATCTTcttaatttcaaacaatgctcggCTGTTAACTGTCTCACCATCAATTCTGGCATTCTCCCTGGAAACAACTCGATCAATCACAGTccgcttgccaaccaatcagcgctCTCTTTGCTTCCTTACAGAATAATCCTtatgattgtcctgatgagtgcaagacagaaAGTTTCATCAAAATACATTTTGTGAAGCAATACAGATGTGTTCACCCCCTTCAA
Proteins encoded in this region:
- the zgc:103759 gene encoding U8 snoRNA-decapping enzyme isoform X1 translates to MPELMVRQLTAEHCLKLRRSLTTTCKIVSQMQMRFDGKIGFPGGFVDLRDGSLEDGLNRELSEELGCDHKLLRVSEADYASSHATEALLQKVVAHFYTKRITLDELRKVELAAVQAKDHGREVMGIIRVPLYTLRDGFGGLPAFMTNTFIGNAKDQLVDALRTLKLLSEAELQSAISASRVG
- the zgc:103759 gene encoding U8 snoRNA-decapping enzyme isoform X2; this encodes MPELMMQMRFDGKIGFPGGFVDLRDGSLEDGLNRELSEELGCDHKLLRVSEADYASSHATEALLQKVVAHFYTKRITLDELRKVELAAVQAKDHGREVMGIIRVPLYTLRDGFGGLPAFMTNTFIGNAKDQLVDALRTLKLLSEAELQSAISASRVG